DNA from Evansella sp. LMS18:
CAGAATGAAAAAAGCGGACGCAGAATTTTCTACGGTATGATGATTGTTGAAGGTATTATCGCAATGATCTGGGCTGCTGCTGCAATGAGCCTTTTCTATGGACAAGACTTAAGCGAGCTTATCGCAACTGGCGGAGCTGGACTTGTAGTAAGCGAAGTAGCATTCACGCTGCTTGGTGCTATCGGCGGAACACTTGCAGTACTTGGAGTAATCGTGCTTCCAATCACTTCCGGAGATACAGCTTTCCGTTCTGCGCGTATGATTATCGCAGACTATATCAAGCTTCCACAGCTTAAAATCGCAAGCCGTCTCTGGATTGCACTTCCGTTATTCGTTGTTTCTTTCATTCTTACTAACATGGACTTCACACTTCTGTGGAGATATTTCGGAGTGACGAACGCAGCGATCAGCGCAATCGCCCTGTTTGTCGGGGCAATGTACCTGGCAATTCAGATGAAATTCCACTGGGTGGCGACAGTACCTGCTGTCTTCATGACAATGGTATCCTTTACCTTCATCTTCAGTGCGCCAATCGGTTTTGGCCTGCCAATGACAACATCTTATATCCTTGCGGGGCTTGGCACAGTAATCGTTCTCGGGTTGTTCGCTTACAAAGTGAAACTGAACCGGGCAATGGATAACTTTGAAATCGATGAGGATGAATCTAGAGTAGCTTAACGGCTGGTTTTGGAAAATAAAAATAGTACAAAAAAGCTGTCTGCCAGAGTGCAGGCAGCTTTTTTGTACTATAGTAATTTATTAAATTTCAGCAACGTAGCCATCTCGACGATAATAAAATTTTTAGGATTATAGTATAAGTGCAACTAAGGCAATCCTTCGCCTCTTTTAAGGCTTGGCTTGCCTAGTTTTCTTTATGTGAAATCGGGGAGAGGTAACGCAAGGAGGTCTCGCGTGCCCGCTTGAGTGAAATTTCATGTTGAGAGGTAACGCAGGAGCGTCCATCATGCCCGAACTTCGGAAAAACCGAGCAGAAAGGTAACGCAGGAACGTCCATCATGCCCGAACTTCGGAAAGCCCGCATATAAAGGTAACGCTGGAGCGTCCATCATGCCCGAACTTCAGAAAAACCGAGCAGAAAGGTAACGCAGGAACGTCCATCATGCCCGAACTTCGGAAAAACCGAGCAGAAAGGTGACGCAGGAGCGTCCATCATGCCCGGACTTCAGAAAACCCGCATAGAAAGGTAACGCAGGAGCGTCCATCATGCCCGAACTTCGGAAAAACCGAGCAGAAAGGTAACGCAGGAACGTCCATCATGCCCGAACTTCGGAAAAACTGAGCAGAAAGGTAACGCAGGAGCGTCCATCATGCCCGAACTTCGGAAAAACCGAGCAGAAAGGTAACGCAGGAGCGTCCATCATGCCCGAACTTCGGAAAAACCGAGCAGAAAGGTAACGCAGGTGCGTCCATCATGCCCGAACTTCAGAAAACCCGCATAGAAAGGTAACGCAGGAAACCTCTGCGAAACCTTCTGCAGGCAGGAAATACAATCGATTCCAAGCCGGCGAGAACTTCCTCTGCTTCAGGCCTGTACCTGTAGTTCATTTTCAGTTCATACTTCCCAGATATAATCGTGATAATCATACGAGCTGGAACAGCCTTTTTTGAGGAACTTTGTCCTTATCTATACAGATTTCCTGATTTTCAAGCTCCCGGCCAAACCATGCTAAGTCGTTTCTGCGGCTGATATTAGCTTTTTGAATCAAGCGGGATAATAGAAAAAACATAAATCCCTGGTTGAAGCGGGTCCATGGCCATAACAGGCTGTGTACCCGCTTTTATTTGTCACTAGGCGATTTATAAATACATATTAGTGAAAGAGAAGGCACAAAGGGAGGGGCTTTGCCTGTGATGAAGTATATGAAGAAAACTGCAGTAACAATTTTTGCAGGCGTGTTAATTTACATCCTTTATGCTTTCATAACTGGGGCGTTCATTTTTCAGTTCATCGCACCTTCATCAGAAGGTCAGCAGAAAATCACTCAGGATAAGACACAGTCTGATGATAGGGTATTCCATATAGAAGACAGGTACGAGGCGGGGCTGGCAAGGATTAATTTAATAGAAAATGCGCAGGAAAAAATAGAACTTTCCTATTATACTGTGCACCCTGGCTTATCGAGGGATATATTATTTTCAAGTATTATTGAAGCAGCTGACAGAGGAGTGAACGTCAGGATTCTGCTCGACGGGATGTTCCATGGAATGAAAGGCAAGGCAAAGTCAGCCGCCTACGCTTTTACGCATCACCCCAACATTGAACTGAAGTATTACGAGCCTTTTGATCCTGTTCGTCCCTGGACATGGAACAACCGCCTTCACGATAAAATATTGATTGCAGACGAACAAATCGCACTAATTGGCGGGCGTAATATCGGAGACAAGTACTTTGGAAGGGAAGGGTACATCGGAGCTTCGAACGACAGGGATTTGGGTATTATTAATATGTGTAGCTGTAGCGAAAGCACCGTCACTGAAATAAGCAGTTACTATCAGTACGTCTGGGATCATGGATTTTCCCAGTATGCTTTTCCGGAATTGTCGGAGAATAAAGAAGAGACGGCAATAGAAAAACTGGATGAATTACGTACGCTGCATGAATTTCACCTTAAAGCATATAAGGGAGCTTTTAATAATGAGTTTGACTGGCTGGAACAGTCCATCAAGGTTGATAACATTTCCTTCATCCATAACCCGGTGGTCAGAATGAATAAGGAACCATGGGTATGGAAGGAGATCGCTTCATTAATAGAAAACGCCGAGGAATCTATCCTCATACAGAGCCCATATATTATCCCAACAGAAGACATGCTGCAGTACCTAAACCATTCACAGGTTCATCCTTCAAAAATTAGCATCCTAACTAATTCCCTGGCCGCGACCCCTAATTTACTTGCGTATTCTGGCTACAGAGAGTCACGGAATAAGATAGGTGCTTCAGAGGCAAAACTCTACGAGTACCAGGGTCCTGATGAATCCCTCCATGCTAAGACAGTCATTATCGATGAGAAGATCAGTGTAGTAGGGTCTTTCAACCTGGATCCGAGAAGTACCTTTTTAAGCACTGAGGTAATGGTTGCAGTGGAAAGTGAAGAACTTGCCGGGATGTTAATGAAGGAAATTGACAAGGATATTAAATACAAAAGTCTCCTCGTAGATGAAGAAGGTGAATACTTGGAAAGTACGTTTTCGGAGAAAGCAGATGTCTCCAGGATAAAAAGTACAGCTGCCTGGCTACTCTCCCTGTTAACCCGTCATTTTACCTATCTTCTGTAATATCTGGATAGAGAACTTTTGTGGCCGCACTACTTTTTGCTGCATCTTAAATTAAAAACATTGCGTTCATAAGGATAAGGTATTATACTTAAATTAAATTCTTTATAAAGAACAAATGATAACTAAAACCTCTATAAAAAGAACGCCGTGGTTTTAATAATTTTTTATCCCGATGTAACCGTCCATAAACTCCTGCCTCAAAACAGGAGTGGAAGCGAAGGTGTTTAACGGACGCTAACATCCCGATTGGTTCAACTAACAAACAGTGGGTGATGAATAAAACCCCCACTGTTTGAAGGTTCACTTTATGGTGAGAGGGACGGTGCCTATGGAAGCGCAAATTTCCGACTATATAAGCAGGCTGGAAATAAGAAGAGACCATCTTCTTAAGGAAATGAAAGAAGAGAAAACAGTAGAACTGAGGTCACTGACATTAGGAGAAATCAAGGCGATTGATCTCGTTATTAAGGAACTGTCAACTGAATTCCTGAAAAATAAAGAAGGTTCTAAGATTACTTAGGACCTTCTTTTTTTATTTGTAGTTATAAGACAGCACATTCATCAAGTTGTGCATCTTCCGAAAAAAAGGATTGACTAAAATAACATCGGGGTAAAAGTATTACAAATGTGAAAGGAGGACAACAAGATATGTTATCCAGCCAGGAAAGCAACTCCGCTTTTGCAGATAGCGACTTAATTCATTTTCAGGAACGTATTAAACCGGTGGTAAGCAAATGCTTAATATATGGGGCATTATTTATTCCGCTTTTCTCCTTCACTATATTAATAATGTATTTCATTAGTCTTCTCCCTGCTGGTGACGGATTGATTGTTGTTTCTTCCACTGCCGCTATTTCGGGACTTGCCATATATAAAGACAACAAGTATAAAAACGAAAACTCCCAACAGGATGAACAACTGGAGTTTATAAAAGAAAGAATTGCAGGAAGTGGTTATATTCATGAAGATATAAAGGGAGATTACTTAGAAAAGGTGAGCGCCTCACCTTCCGAAGCTTCAAGATTCTTCGCTGCATTTGTACAACAGGAAGAAAGAATGAAAGAAATTATGCATGAGGAACTGTAACCTCCTGTCTTTACAGGAGGTTTTTTAATTTCTTTCTATATTATATATACCAGGGCATTCCGCTATCTGTGACAAGTTAAGCAAAGGCCAGTAACTGAACGTCAGGAATAATTTATGATACTGATAAAAAGCAAGGGGTCTGCCTTGTGGTTTTGTTGTAACTATGATAAATTAGAAAACCGGTTAGAAAAAAATACCTTTAAAATCATTGTTGCGCAGAATTATTGTGTGTGGTATAGTTATATACGTCGCTGAGACACACCGGTTTACATCACAAACAACTTTAAAACGATTGAAAAAAGTTGTTGCACTGAATTGGTGAGTGTGATACAATGAATCTTGTCGCTGATAAAACAGCTGCTGACATTCTTCATTAACAGCAAACAACTTAAACAAAAAAATCTCCAAAAAAGTTGTTGCACAGAACTTGAAGTTGTGTTAAAATAAATCTTGTCGCTAAAAACGACAAAACATTTTGTTCCTTGAAAACTGAACAACAAGCCAAGCGAAGTGGGATATGAAAATATCCCGTCAATCGAAAGAGTAATCTTTCAAATTAAATGATGTCAGAGACATCAAACTCGTTTCAATTTATTGGAGAGTTTGATCCTGGCTCAGGACGAACGCTGGCGGCGTGCCTAATACATGCAAGTCGAGCGCAGGAAACAGGCTGATCCCTTCGGGGTGATGCCTGTGGAATGAGCGGCGGACGGGTGAGTAACACGTGGGCAACCTGCCTCACAGACTGGGATAACTCCGGGAAACCGGAGCTAATACCGGATGACCAACGGAGTCACATGACTCTGTTGTAAAAGTTGGGATTTATCCTAACACTGTGAGATGGGCCCGCGGCGCATTAGCTAGTTGGTGAGGTAACGGCTCACCAAGGCGACGATGCGTAGCCGACCTGAGAGGGTGATCGGCCACACTGGAACTGAGACACGGTCCAGACTCCTACGGGAGGCAGCAGTAGGGAATCATCCGCAATGGGCGAAAGCCTGACGGTGCAACGCCGCGTGAACGATGAAGGTCTTCGGATTGTAAAGTTCTGTTGTCAGGGAAGAACACGTGCCGTTCGAACAGGGCGGCACCTTGACGGTACCTGACCAGAAAGCCCCGGCTAACTACGTGCCAGCAGCCGCGGTAATACGTAGGGGGCAAGCGTTGTCCGGAATTATTGGGCGTAAAGCGCGCGCAGGCGGTCTCTTAAGTCTGATGTGAAAGCCCACGGCTCAACCGTGGAGGGTCATTGGAAACTGGGGGACTTGAGTGTAGGAGAGGAAAGTGGAATTCCACGTGTAGCGGTGAAATGCGTAGATATGTGGAGGAACACCAGTGGCGAAGGCGACTTTCTGGCCTATAACTGACGCTGAGGCGCGAAAGCGTGGGGAGCAAACAGGATTAGATACCCTGGTAGTCCACGCCGTAAACGATGAGTGCTAGGTGTTAGGGGTTTCGATACCCTTAGTGCCGCAGTTAACACATTAAGCACTCCGCCTGGGGAGTACGGCCGCAAGGCTGAAACTCAAAGGAATTGACGGGGGCCCGCACAAGCAGTGGAGCATGTGGTTTAATTCGAAGCAACGCGAAGAACCTTACCAGGTCTTGACATCCTCTGACAACTCTGGAGACAGAGCGTTCCCCTTCGGGGGACAGAGTGACAGGTGGTGCATGGTTGTCGTCAGCTCGTGTCGTGAGATGTTGGGTTAAGTCCCGCAACGAGCGCAACCCTTGACCTTAGTTGCCAGCATTCAGTTGGGCACTCTAAGGTGACTGCCGGTGACAAACCGGAGGAAGGTGGGGATGACGTCAAATCATCATGCCCCTTATGACCTGGGCTACACACGTGCTACAATGGGTGGTACAAAGGGCAGCAAAGCCGCGAGGCCGAGCGAATCCCATAAAGCCACTCTCAGTTCGGATTGCAGGCTGCAACTCGCCTGCATGAAGCCGGAATTGCTAGTAATCGCGGATCAGCATGCCGCGGTGAATACGTTCCCGGGCCTTGTACACACCGCCCGTCACACCACGAGAGCTTGTAACACCCGAAGTCGGTGAGGTAACCTTTTGGAGCCAGCCGCCGAAGGTGGGACAGGTGATTGGGGTGAAGTCGTAACAAGGTATCCCTACCGGAAGGTGGGGATGGATCACCTCCTTTCTAAGGAGCTTAAAAGGCTCATACCTTTTTAAAGCTTCGCTTGAGCTATTGTTCAGTTTTGAAGGAATAAATCCTTCAATTAAGAGACATACTTGTCTCATTATTGCCCTTTGAAAACTGGATAACGATTAACTGATTGATGATCACCGGTTGTTTTAATTAAAAGTGTAAACTTTTAACGAGTACAACCGAGTGTCTTAGATAAGGCTAAATGTAGACGCCATTTTTTAACATGGTTAAGTTAGAAAGGGCGCACGGTGAATGCCTTGGCACTAGGAGCCGATGAAGGACGGGACGAACACCGATATGCTTCGGGGAGCTGTAAGTAAGCTTTGATCCGGAGATTTCCGAATGGGGGAACCCACTACCTGTAATGAGGTAGTATCCATACCTGAATACATAGGGTATGAGAAGGCAGACCTGGGGAACTGAAACATCTTAGTACCCAGAGGAAGAGAAAGCAAATGCGATTTCCTGAGTAGCGGCGAGCGAAACGGAAACAGCCCAAACCAGAAGGCTTGCCTTCTGGGGTTGTAGGACACTCCATACGGAGTTACAAAGAAACAGCGTAGGTGAAGCGACCTGGAAAGGTCCGCGGGACAAGGTAACAGCCCTGTAGCCGAAACGTTGTTTCCTCCGGAGTGTATCCTGAGTACGGCGGGACACGTGAAACCCCGTCGGAATCCGGGAGGACCATCTCCCAAGGCTAAATACTCCCTAGTGACCGATAGTGAACCAGTACCGTGAGGGAAAGGTGAAAAGCACCCCGGGAGGGGAGTGAAAGAGATCCTGAAACCGTGTGCCTACAAGTAGTTGGAGCCCGTTCATGGGTGACAGCGTGCCTTTTGTAGAATGAACCGGCGAGTTACGATAACGTGCGAGGTTAAGTTGAAGAGACGGAGCCGCAGCGAAAGCGAGTCTGAACAGGGCGATGCAGTACGTTGTTGTAGACCCGAAACCGTGTGATCTACCCATGTCCAGGGTGAAGTCCAGGTAACACTGGATGGAGGCCCGAACCCACGCACGTTGAAAAGTGCGGGGATGAGGTGTGGGTAGGGGTGAAATGCCAATCGAACACGGAGATAGCTGGTTCTCCCCGAAATAGCTTTAGGGCTAGCCTCGAGGGAAGAGTGTTGGAGGTAGAGCACTGATTGGACTAGGGGTCCCCACAGGATTACCGAATTCAGTCAAACTCCGAATGCCAATCACTTATCCTCGGGAGTCAGACTGCGAGTGCTAAGATCCGTAGTCAAGAGGGAAACAGCCCAGACCATCAGCTAAGGTCCCCAAGTATACGTTAAGTGGAGAAGGATGTGGAGTTGCTTAGACAACCAGGATGTTGGCTTAGAAGCAGCCACCATTGAAAGAGTGCGTAATAGCTCACTGGTCGAGTGACTCTGCGCCGAAAATGTACCGGGGCTAAACGTATCACCGAAGCTATGGATTGTCCTTACGGACAGTGGTAGGGGAGCGTTCCAAGGGCTGTGAAGCATGACCGGAAGGACATGTGGAGCGTTTGGAAGTGAGAATGCCGGTATGAGTAGCGAAAAGAGGGGTGAGAATCCCCTCCGTCGAAAGCCTAAGGTTTCCTGAGGAAGGCTCGTCCGCTCAGGGTTAGTCGGGACCTAAGCCGAGGCCGAAAGGCGTAGGCGATGGAAAACAGGTGGAAATTCCTGTACCACCACGTCACCATTTGAGCAATGGGGGGACGCAGGAAGGCAGGGAATCGCGCTGATGGATATGCGCGTCCAAGCAGTTAGGCTGGCAAACAGGCAAATCCGTTTGCCATAAGGCTGAGCTGTGATGGCGAGGGAAATTTAAGTACCGAAGTTCCTGTACCTACACTGCCTAGAAAAGCCTCTAGCGAGGTGACTGGTGCCCGTACCGCAAACCGACACAGGTAGGCGGGAAGAGAATTCTAAGACGCGCGGGAGAACTCTCGTTAAGGAACTCGGCAAAATGACCCCGTAACTTCGGGAGAAGGGGTGCTCTGATAGGGTGCAAGCCCGAGAGAGCCGCAGTGAATAGGCCCAAACGACTGTTTATCAAAAACACAGGTCTCTGCCAAGCCGCAAGGCGACGTATAGGGGCTGACACCTGCCCGGTGCTGGAAGGTTAAGAGGAGGGGTTATCCCGTAAGGGAGAAGCTCTGAATTGAAGCCCCAGTAAACGGCGGCCGTAACTATAACGGTCCTAAGGTAGCGAAATTCCTTGTCGGGTAAGTTCCGACCCGCACGAAAGGTGCAACGATTTGGGCACTGTCTCAACGAGAGACCCGGTGAAATTATATTACCTGTGAAGATGCAGGTTACCCGCGACAGGACGGAAAGACCCCATGGAGCTTTACTGCAGCTTGATATTGGATTTTGGTACAGCTTGTACAGGATAGGTAGGAGCCTTGGAAACCGGAGCGCCAGCTTCGGTGGAGGCATTGGTGGGATACTACCCTGGCTGTACTGAAATTCTAACCTCGGACCGTGATCCGGTTCAGGGACAGTGTCAGGCGGGCAGTTTGACTGGGGCGGTCGCCTCCTAAAAGGTAACGGAGGCGCCCAAAGGTTCCCTCAGAATGGTTGGAAATCATTCGCAGAGTGCAAAGGCATAAGGGAGCTTGACTGCGAGACATACAGGTCGAGCAGGGACGAAAGTCGGGCTTAGTGATCCGGCGGCACCGTATGGAAGGGCCGTCGCTCAACGGATAAAAGCTACCCTGGGGATAACAGGCTAATCTCCCCCAAGAGTCCACATCGACGGGGAGGTTTGGCACCTCGATGTCGGCTCATCGCATCCTGGGGCTGAAGTAGGTCCCAAGGGTTGGGCTGTTCGCCCATTAAAGCGGTACGCGAGCTGGGTTCAGAACGTCGTGAGACAGTTCGGTCCCTATCCGTCGCGGGCGCAGGAAATTTGAGAGGAGCTGTCCTTAGTACGAGAGGACCGGGATGGACACACCGCTGGTGTACCAGTTGTTCCGCCAGGAGCATCGCTGGGTAGCTACGTGTGGAAGGGATAAGTGCTGAAAGCATCTAAGCATGAAGCCCCCCTCAAGATGAGATTTCCCATCACTTTATGTGAGTAAGATCCCTCAGAGAAGATGAGGTAGATAGGTCTCGTGTGGACGCATGGCGACATGTGAAGCTGAGAGATACTAATCGATCGAGGACTTAACCAATTTGTCTTACTAAGCAAGATTATCAATCAGAAAAAGTTATCCAGTTTTGAGAGGGCAACCTTTCAACTTCATAGTCCAGTGACGATAGCGAAGAGGCCACACCCGTTCCCATGCCGAACACGGTAGTTAAGCTCTTCAGCGCCGATGGTAGTTGGGGGCTCTCCCCCTGTGAGAGTAGGACGTCGCTGGGCAGCCCGGGGCTAACTATGTTAGTCCCGTTTCTATCGGGGCCTTAGCTCAGCTGGGAGAGCGCCTGCCTTGCACGCAGGAGGTCAGCGGTTCGATCCCGCTAGGCTCCACCATTTTTAATAATATTTTCTGTGATTGTATGGCGGTGTAGCTCAGCTGGCTAGAGCGTACGGTTCATACCCGTGAGGTCGGGGGTTCGATCCCCTCCGCCGCTACCATAATTATGGACCCTTAGCTCAGTTGGTTAGAGCAACCGGCTCATAACCGGTTGGTCGTAGGTTCGAGTCCTACAGGGTCCACCATTTTTATAAGTCATTGAAGTAAGCTTAATATCGTCGCGGGGTGGAGCAAGAAGCGATTCTTCTCCGAATAAGCTGCGACTTGTCCCGACGTATATACTTCGAAGCATAAGTTAGAAGAGGAAGGGACAGAAGCACATCTTTGAAACAGCATCATCCGAAACTTTCATATCGTCGCGGGGTGGAGCAGTCTGGTAGCTCGTCGGGCTCATAACCCGAAGGTCGATGGTTCAAATCCGTCCCCCGCAACCAAACCGTAAACTTCTTCGAATAAACTCCAGTGTAGGTTTTGCGACGAGTAACCGCAGGAGCAAATAACCTGATGGAGAGAAGTTAATTATATGTTTCATCTGGTCCCGTGGTGTAGCGGTTAACATGCCTGCCTGTCACGCAGGAGATCGCGGGTTCGATTCCCGTCGGGACCGCCATTTTATTTTTTTTTAGAATATTTAAGGCTCGGTAGCTCAGTCGGTAGAGCAACGGACTGAAAATCCGTGTGTCGGCGGTTCGATTCCGTCCCGAGCCACCATTTAGTTTTATAAGTGTGGAGGGGTAGCGAAGTGGCTAAACGCGGCGGACTGTAAATCCGCTCCCTCCGGGTTCGGCGGTTCGAATCCGTCCCCCTCCACCATTCTATTAAGGCGGTTGTGGCGAAGTGGTTAACGCACCGGATTGTGGTTCCGGCATTCGTGGGTTCGATTCCCATCAGCCGCCCCATATATATTAATGGGCTATAGCCAAGCGGTAAGGCACCGGATTTTGATTCCGTGATTCGCAGGTTCGAATCCTGCTAGCCCAGCCATTATTAAGCGGGAGTAGTTCAGTGGTAGAACACCACCTTGCCAAGGTGGGGGTCGCGAGTTCGAATCTCGTCTTCCGCTCCAATTTTTCAAGGCGGCATAGCCAAGTGGTAAGGCACGGGTCTGCAAAACCCTTATGCCCCGGTTCAAATCCGGGTGCCGCCTCCATTTTCACTAATCTTTTTAACCTCTAGCCGGGGTGGTGGAATTGGCAGACACACAGGACTTAAAATCCTGCGGTAGGTGACTACCGTGCCGGTTCAAGTCCGGCCCTCGGCACCAAAATGAACGGGAAGTGGCTCAGCTTGGTAGAGCACCTGGTTTGGGACCAGGGGGTCGCAGGTTCAAATCCTGTCTTCCCGACCATTGTACTTATTTTAGACAAGCTGAATTTTCTCAATAATATGCGGGTGTAGTTTAGTGGTAAAACCTCAGCCTTCCAAGCTGATGTCGTGAGTTCGATTCTCATCACCCGCTCCAAATTCAACCTCTTGCACAATTCATAGATACATGGTAGACTTACAATTGCTGCTTGAGGGCCTGTAGCTCAGCTGGTTAGAGCGCACGCCTGATAAGCGTGAGGTCGGTGGTTCGAGTCCACTCAGGCCCACCATAGTTATTCCACAGTAGCTCAGTTGGTAGAGCAATCGGCTGTTAACCGATCGGTCGCAGGTTCGAGTCCTGCCTGTGGAGCCACGGAGGAATACCCAAGTCTGGCTGAAGGGATCGGTCTTGAAAACCGACAGGGGTGTCAAAGCCCGCGGGGGTTCGAATCCCTCTTCCTCCGCCATAATAACTTTAACTATAGCTTATATTAATTAATTGGCCCGTTGGTCAAGTGGTTAAGACACCGCCCTTTCACGGCGGTAACACGGGTTCGAATCCCGTACGGGTCACCACTTACTGGAGGATTAGCTCAGTTGGGAGAGCACCTGCCTTACAAGCAGGGGGTCGGCGGTTCGAGCCCGTCATCCTCCACCATTTTTGCTGGCCTAGCTCAATTGGTAGAGCAACTGACTTGTAATCAGTAGGTTGGGGGTTCAAGTCCTCTGGCCAGCACCAGTAAGAGCCATTAGCTCAGTTACGAGCGTTTACTTCACGCCAATACATCGAGTTGTTTCGACGTATGAACTACGTAGCAATGCTTGAAGAGGAAGAAACAGGTAACACATCGGAGCGAAACATCGTCCGAAAGCAGCATGAAAATTCATCATTGAATATACTGCGAGCCATTAGCTCAGTTGGTAGAGCATCTGACTTTTAATCAGAGGGTCGAAGGTTCGAGTCCTTCATGGCTCACCATTTTTTATATTGCGGGTGTGGCGGAATTGGCAGACGCGCTAGAATCAGGCTCTAGTGTCTTAACAGACGTGGGGGTTCGACTCCCTTCACCCGCACCAAACTTAGATTTTAGGTATAATTACTCTGCGAGCGCCCTTAGCTCAGCAGGATAGAGCGACAGCCTCCTAAGCTGTAGGCCAGAGGTTCGAATCCTCTAGGGCGCGCCAAGGAACCTAATAATATAATTAACACCTTTTTTATACATACTTGTTATTCTCTTTTATGAGCAAAGGGCGTACTAAATCCGAAAATTTAGTACGTCTTTTTATATATTATGCAACCCCTAATATGGTTAATTAACAGGGTTCAGATGCTGTATATTTTTCCTAAAAAATTCAGCGTTTGTAAAACTGGGCTGGTTAGCAAGTTTAATCGACATGTTCATTTAGATAAGGTATTATGTTAGTTAGATTTAAGTAAAAAATAAATTGAGCTCCGGAGGCGGGAATTAATGCATAGAAATAAGGAACTCTACGACTTTCTATTAAATCATGCTGAGGAAATTACAGAAGAATGGTACCGGACCTTAGAAAAAAATGATCCTTCCGGTGTATATATATCTGAAGATCCTGATGTTATTAATAATGTAAAAAGACAAAATTATGAGTTTCATCTCGCTTTCTTTAAAATTTTTGTTACGGAGAAAGAAGAATTTTTAAGTAATCTGGAAAAGTGGATTGGTGAGGTAGCACAGGATGAGGAGCATCTTAACACACCATTACACAGGATTTTGAAAGAATTTTACAGAACACAGGAAATGTATATTTCAAGAATTGATCAGTTTGTTGAAGAGAGACAAGATAAATATACCATTAAAGAGATGACTTCCTGGTATCAAATTGTGGATCTTACAATGTTTAAAATCCTAGTCAGGTTTACAG
Protein-coding regions in this window:
- a CDS encoding phosphatidylserine/phosphatidylglycerophosphate/cardiolipin synthase family protein is translated as MKYMKKTAVTIFAGVLIYILYAFITGAFIFQFIAPSSEGQQKITQDKTQSDDRVFHIEDRYEAGLARINLIENAQEKIELSYYTVHPGLSRDILFSSIIEAADRGVNVRILLDGMFHGMKGKAKSAAYAFTHHPNIELKYYEPFDPVRPWTWNNRLHDKILIADEQIALIGGRNIGDKYFGREGYIGASNDRDLGIINMCSCSESTVTEISSYYQYVWDHGFSQYAFPELSENKEETAIEKLDELRTLHEFHLKAYKGAFNNEFDWLEQSIKVDNISFIHNPVVRMNKEPWVWKEIASLIENAEESILIQSPYIIPTEDMLQYLNHSQVHPSKISILTNSLAATPNLLAYSGYRESRNKIGASEAKLYEYQGPDESLHAKTVIIDEKISVVGSFNLDPRSTFLSTEVMVAVESEELAGMLMKEIDKDIKYKSLLVDEEGEYLESTFSEKADVSRIKSTAAWLLSLLTRHFTYLL
- a CDS encoding STAS domain-containing protein produces the protein MHRNKELYDFLLNHAEEITEEWYRTLEKNDPSGVYISEDPDVINNVKRQNYEFHLAFFKIFVTEKEEFLSNLEKWIGEVAQDEEHLNTPLHRILKEFYRTQEMYISRIDQFVEERQDKYTIKEMTSWYQIVDLTMFKILVRFTEEHTNYSQKRLQEQQELILELSSPIITLNEQVALLPLVGEVDECRAKIILEKTLEECSRLGVNHLLLDLSGVAVMDRIVARELGQLIDALKLVGVETTLSGLRPEIAQSAVQLGLNFGKVSIKPSLSNTIKVMELSL
- a CDS encoding DUF5392 family protein, coding for MLSSQESNSAFADSDLIHFQERIKPVVSKCLIYGALFIPLFSFTILIMYFISLLPAGDGLIVVSSTAAISGLAIYKDNKYKNENSQQDEQLEFIKERIAGSGYIHEDIKGDYLEKVSASPSEASRFFAAFVQQEERMKEIMHEEL